One Misgurnus anguillicaudatus chromosome 22, ASM2758022v2, whole genome shotgun sequence DNA segment encodes these proteins:
- the tbx5a gene encoding T-box transcription factor TBX5-A has protein sequence MADSEDTFRLQNSPNDTDSKDLQNDGKSEKHNGASSKSPSSQTTYIQQGMEGIKVYLHERELWTKFHEVGTEMIITKAGRRMFPSFKVKVTGLNPKTKYILLMDVVPADDHRYKFADNKWSVTGKAEPAMPGRLYVHPDSPATGAHWMRQLVSFQKLKLTNNHLDPFGHIILNSMHKYQPRIHIVKADENNGFGSKNTAFCTHVFPETAFIAVTSYQNHKITQLKIENNPFAKGFRGSDDMELHRMSRMQSTKEYPVVPRSTVRQRVGSSQSPFGGEVQALSAPGGMTSQYGCENGVTGASQDLLPQSSSYPLPHEHGQDFHCVKRKVEDDCHAGDHSYKKSYVESSSSEDDHYYRSVSFPQPLGLAGAPYRTESGQRQACMYASASQPAEPPPSLEDIGCNSWAGVSPYGSCSVSAVQQMDRLPYQHFSAHFNSGPLVSRLSGVAGHASPQLGDTHAMYQGPIPHQPLGRQCSPSAGIQSPSAGLQGNEYLYAHGIPRTLSPHQYHAVHSVSIMPDWNDGS, from the exons ATGGCGGACAGCGAAGACACCTTTCGTCTCCAAAATTCTCCCAATGACACGGATTCAAAAGATCTACAAAACGATGGAAAATCAGAAAAGCACAATGGAGCCTCCAGCAAATCTCCATCCTCACAGACAACATACATTCAACAG GGAATGGAGGGGATAAAAGTTTACTTGCACGAGCGAGAGTTGTGGACAAAGTTTCATGAAGTTGGGACAGAAATGATCATAACTAAAGCAGGCAG ACGGATGTTTCCGAGCTTCAAAGTGAAGGTCACCGGGTTGAATCCCAAAACCAAATACATTCTGCTGATGGATGTCGTGCCCGCCGACGACCACCGCTATAAATTCGCCGATAACAAATG GTCTGTTACAGGTAAAGCAGAGCCAGCGATGCCGGGACGATTGTACGTCCATCCGGACTCTCCGGCCACCGGCGCCCACTGGATGAGACAACTTGTGTCTTTCCAAAAGCTCAAACTGACCAACAACCACCTCGATCCCTTCGGACAT ATTATTCTGAATTCGATGCACAAATATCAGCCGAGGATTCATATCGTAAAGGCGGATGAAAATAACGGGTTTGGATCTAAAAACACGGCTTTTTGCACGCACGTGTTCCCAGAAACTGCGTTTATTGCAGTCACGTCTTACCAAAATCATAAG ATTACTCAACTCAAGATCGAGAACAATCCGTTTGCAAAGGGCTTCCGTGGAAGTGATGACATGGAGTTACATCGCATGTCAAGAATGCAAAG CACCAAGGAGTATCCAGTGGTCCCTCGCAGTACCGTCCGTCAGCGGGTCGGCAGCAGTCAGAGCCCGTTCGGTGGTGAAGTACAGGCTCTTTCGGCGCCGGGCGGCATGACGTCTCAGTACGGCTGTGAGAACGGCGTTACAGGCGCATCTCAGGACCTTCTGCCTCAGTCCAGTTCCTATCCGCTGCCCCACGAACACGGACAAGACTTTCACTGCGTCAAGAGAAAAG ttgaGGATGACTGTCACGCAGGAGATCACTCATACAAGAAAAGTTACGTGGAAAGTTCATCCAGCGAGGACGACCACTATTATCGTTCAGTGAGCTTCCCTCAGCCTCTGGGTCTCGCCGGCGCCCCCTACAGGACCGAGTCTGGCCAGCGGCAGGCGTGCATGTACGCCAGCGCTTCTCAGCCTGCCGAGCCGCCACCGAGCCTGGAAGACATCGGTTGCAACAGCTGGGCGGGAGTCTCGCCGTACGGCAGCTGCTCCGTGTCGGCCGTGCAGCAGATGGACCGACTGCCCTATCAGCACTTCTCGGCTCATTTCAACTCGGGACCCCTCGTCTCCAGATTGAGCGGTGTCGCGGGCCACGCCTCGCCCCAGCTGGGCGACACTCACGCCATGTACCAGGGTcccattccccatcagcccctgGGGCGTCAGTGCAGCCCGAGCGCTGGGATTCAGTCTCCGAGCGCCGGCCTGCAGGGGAACGAGTACCTGTACGCTCACGGCATTCCTCGCACCCTGTCCCCGCACCAGTATCACGCCGTACATAGCGTCAGCATAATGCCCGACTGGAACGATGGAAGTTAA